GGGGTCGAAGTACAGGCGCCGATGAACACGATGGCGACGCAAAGCAAGAGCTGACGCATGACAGGCACTCGGCGATAGGACGGGTAGTTCTGTCAGTATAAGCACGAACCTAACACCCAGGAGCAGTCAGGGCATGGTCAGGCGTTTTCTTCCGGGGTTGATGGTGGTGCTGCTCAGTGGTTGCTCCAGCGTCAGTTATTACGGGCAACTGGCGAGCGGTCAGTGGCAGCTCCTACGGGCCAGGGAGCCGGTTTCAGAGGTCATCGCCGACCTTTCCCGGCCGCAGCCATTGCGCGACCATCTCGCTCAATCCCAGAAAGCGCGAACCTTCGCCAGCGAACATCTGCACCTGCCTGACAACCAGAGTTACCGGCTGTACGCCGATATTGGTCGGCCTTATGTCGTCTGGAATGTCTTCGCCACCCAGGAATTTTCCCTGTCGCCCGAAAACCACTGCTTCCCCATTGCCGGTTGCGTGGCCTATCGCGGTTATTACAGCCAAGGCGCGGCGCGCGGTGAGGCGGCGTTATTGCGCCAGCAAGGCATGGATGTGTCGGTTGGCGGCGTCGAAGCCTATTCCACCTTGGGCTGGTTCAATGACCCGATCATGAATTCGATGATGCACTGGGGCGATGAGCGGCTGGCCACGCTGATCTTCCATGAGCTGGCGCACCAGCGTTTCTACGTGAAGGACGACACCGAGTTCAACGAGTCATTTGCCAATTTTGTCGAGCAGGAAGGCACTCGCCAATGGCGCGCCGCCCGTGGTTTGGCACCCACCGGCAATGGCTCTGTGCAGCAGCGTGACCAATTTACCCAGCTGATTCTCGACACCCGCAAGCGCCTGGAACAACTCTACGCTCAACCGTTGGCGGCTGATGTGATGCGCCAAGCCAAGGCGGCCGAATTCGAGCACTTGCGCCTTGAATACCGGCAGATGCGCGACAGCCAGTGGGGTGGCGACAAACGCTATGACGCCTGGATCAACCAGCCGATGAACAATGCGCGGCTGTTGCCGTTTGGTCTGTATGACCAATGGGTGTCGGCGTTTGCGGCGTTGTTCCGGCAGGCAGGTGGCGATTGGCTGAAGTTCTATGCTGCGGTTGAGCAGCTGGGTGAATTGCCGGTGGCGCAGCGCAAGGCTGCGTTGAGGCAGTTGGCGGGGGTTGATCTGTAGGGCCTCATCGGGGGCATAGGTATCTACACAACTTCCCGTGGATGCTGAATCTATGGCAAATGGGCTGTTGTGGTGAGCGGGCTTGTCCCGCGCTGGGCTGCGAAGCAGCCCCATCAAAGCCACCGCGTTTTTTCAGAAAAACCAAGTTGCCTGGTTTTGGGGCTGCTGCGCAGCCCAGCGCGGGACAAGCCCGCTCACCACAGAGTTATGTATAAGCCGGATAAGGTGGGAGGGCGCTTGCCCCCGATGGCGGCCTCAAGGCCGCTGCAAAAACGCCTGATGCATCTGCGCCAACGTCTCAAAGTGCCAAGTCGGCGCCTCGGCGTTCAACTCTTCAAAGCTACCAAACCCATAACCGACCGCCGCCGAATCCAGCCCATTGCTGCGCGCGCCGATCAGGTCGTGCTTGCGATCACCAATCATCAAGGTGGTGGCCGGGTCCAGGCCTTCCTCGCGCATCAAATGGGCGATCAGCTCGACCTTGTTGGTACGCGTCCCGTCCATTTCGCTGCCGTAGATCACCTTGAAGTGCTTGGCAAAGTCGAAATGCCTGGCGATTTCACGGGCAAATTCCCACGGCTTTGAGGTGGCGACATACAGCTGGCGGCCTTGGCTGCTCAAGTCCTGCAGCAGCGGCATCACACCGTCGAACACGCGGTTTTCATACAGCCCGGTGACCTTGAAGCGCTCGCGATAGAAATTCACCGCCTCCCACGCCTTGGCTTCATCGAAGTCGTAAAACTGCATGAACGCTTGCAGCAACGGCGGGCCGATGAAGTGTTCGAGTTTGGTCAGGTCCGGTTCATCGATGCCCAGTTTGCCGAGGGCGTACTGGATCGAGCGGGTGATGCCTTCACGCGGATCGGTGAGGGTGCCATCCAAGTCAAACAGCACGGTTTGGTAAGGCAGGCTCATTGGTCGAATCCTTCAGCCAGGTGCAGGTCTTTGAGCTTCACGTAGTTCGCGGCGCTGTAGGTGAAAAAGGCGCGCTCCTTGTCCGTCAGCGCGCGGGCTTGTTTAACCGGGCTGCCCACATACAAGAAGCCGCTGTCGAGTTTCTTGCCCGGCGGCACCAGGCTGCCGGCGCCGATGATCACGTCGTCTTCCACCACGGCGCCGTCCATCACGATGCTGCCCATGCCGATCAGCACGCGGCTGCCCACGGTGCAGCCATGCAGCATGACTTTGTGGGCGATGGTCACGTCGTCGCCGATCAGCAGCGGGAAACCGTCAGGATTGAACGGCCCGGCGTGGGTAATGTGCAGCACGCAGCCATCCTGCACGCTGGTGCGCGCACCGATGCGGATGCGGTGCATGTCGCCGCGAATCACGGTCAACGGCCATACCGAGCTGTCGGCGCCGATTTCGACATCGCCGATCACCACCGCCGAAACATCGACAAAAGCCCCGGCGCCCAGGGTTGGCGTGTGGTTCTGATAGGTGCGAAGGGTCACGATAGGCTCTCTCTCTTCTGCTGATAGCTGCGGTGGGCGTTGATTGTAATTAAGATGGCCCCATCTTTGTTCTTACATGTTTCTTCAGCCAAGGTGCCAACCGTGAGCGCGAACAACCCTCTTCTGCAGTCCTACGACCTGCCGCCGTTCTCGGTGATCCGTGCCGAGCACGTGCAGCCGGCCATCGAACAGATCCTTGCCGACAACCGCGTTGCCATCGAAGGCATCCTGCAAAGCCAGGGTAAAAATCCTACGTGGGCTGGCCTTGTACTGGCCATGGACGAATTGAACGACCGACTGGGCGCCGCCTGGAGCCCGGTCAGCCACCTCAACGCGGTGTGCAACAGCGCCGAATTGCGTGAGGCCTATGAAAGCTGCCTGCCGGCATTGAGCGCGTATTCCACCGAAATGGGCCAGAACCGTGCACTGTTCCAGGCCTTCGAAGCCCTGGCCAACAGCCCCGAAGCCGCCGGTTTTGATGTGGCGCAAAAAACCATCCTTGAGCATTCTTTGCGTGACTTCCGCCTGTCGGGTATCGACCTGCCGCCTGAGCAGCAGAAGCGTTATGCCGAAGTGCAGAGCAAACTCTCCGAGCTGGGCAGCAAGTTCTCCAACCAACTGTTGGACGCCACCCAGGCTTGGACCAAACACGTCACCGATGAAGCCACCCTCGCCGGCCTGACCGACTCGGCCAAGGCGCAAATGGCCGCTGCCGCCCAGGCCAAAGGCCTCGACGGCTGGCTGATCACCCTGGAGTTTCCTAGCTACTACGCGGTGATGATCTACGCCCAGGACCGCGCCCTGCGTGAAGAAATCTACGCGGCCTACTGCACCCGTGCGTCGGACCAAGGCCCGAATGCCGGTCAGAACGATAACGGCCCGGTGATGGAACAGATCCTCGACCTGCGTCAGGAACTGGCTCAACTGCTCGGCTTCGCGTCGTTCTCGGAACTGAGCCTGGCCACCAAAATGGCTGAATCCAGCGACCAGGTCCTGAGTTTCCTGCGCGACCTGGCCAAGCGCAGCAAGCCGTTTGCCACCCAAGACCTGCAACAACTCAAGGCCTACGCGGCTGAACAAGGCTGCGCCGACCTGCAAAGCTGGGACAGCGGTTTCTACGGCGAAAAACTGCGCGAGCAGCGCTACAGCGTGTCCCAGGAAGCCCTGCGCGCCTACTTCCCGATCGACAAGGTGCTGGGCGGCCTGTTCGCCATTGTGCAGCGCCTGTACGGCATCGAGATTGCCGAGCAGAAAGGCTTCGACACTTGGCACCCGGATGTCCGCTTGTTTGAAATCAAGGAAAACGGCCAGCACGTCGGCCGCTTCTTCTTCGACCTCTACGCCCGCGCCAACAAGCGTGGCGGTGCCTGGATGGACGGCGCGCGCGACCGCCGCCGCACTGTCGATGGCGTGCTGCAAAGCCCGGTGGCCAACCTAGTGTGCAACTTCACCCCGGCCGACAGCGGCAAGCCTGCCCTGCTGACCCATGATGAAGTGACTACGCTGTTCCACGAATTCGGCCACGGCCTGCATCACCTGTTGACCCGCGTCGAGCACGCTGGCGTATCCGGTATCAACGGCGTGGCCTGGGATGCGGTGGAGTTGCCGAGCCAGTTCATGGAGAACTGGTGCTGGGAGCCGGAAGGCCTGGCGCTGATCTCTGGCCACTATGAAAGCGGTGAGCCGCTGCCTCAGGACCTGTTGGAAAAAATGCTCGCGGCCAAGAACTTCCAGTCTGGCCTGATGATGGTGCGCCAGCTGGAATTCTCGTTGTTCGACTTCGAAATGCACGCCACCCACGGTGATGGCCGCAGTGTGGCGCAGGTGCTGGAAGGCGTACGTGACGAGGTGTCGGTGATGCGTCCGCCAGCCTACAACCGCTTCCCCAACAGCTTTGCGCACATCTTCGCCGGTGGTTACGCGGCGGGTTACTACAGCTACAAGTGGGCCGAAGTGCTGTCGGCGGATGCCTTCTCCAAGTTCGAAGAGGACGGCGTACTCAATGCCGATACTGGTCGCGCGTTTCGCGAGGCAATCCTGGCCCGCGGTGGTTCCCAGGCGCCGATGGTGCTGTTCGTCGATTTTCGCGGACGTGCGCCGTCGATTGACGCACTCTTGCGCCACAGCGGCCTGAGTGAGGACGCGGCAGCATGAGTGAAGGGCCTGTGATCACCAAGAAGCAATTTATCGCCGGGGCGGTCTGCCCGGCGTGCAGCGAGCCGGACAAGCTGAAAATGTGGACCGAAGACAACGTGCCACACCGCGAGTGCGTGGCCTGCGGGTACACCGACACCTTGAACGACCAAGGGCTGTCAGTGCCCAAGGAACTGGGTACGCGGGTCAATACTTCGGCGCTCAAAGCGCCGGCGGACCCCAAGGTTCAGGCAGTGCAATTCTTCCCGAACCCGAAGTTGAAAAAAGACTAAAAGTTTTACGCACATCCAATGTGGGAGGGGGCTTGCCCCCGATAGCGCAAGGCCAGTCAGGCTCTAAATTGGCTGACCCACCGCTATCGGGAGCCAGCCCCCTTCCACATTTTTTTGCCTGCGTTTATTCGACTTAGGTCGCTGAATCCATTCTCCACATCCTTAGCCTGCTATCATTTGTAACCATTGATTGCCAAAAATACACGAGCCGCTCCCCAGAAGCGGCCGAACAAACCCGTGACCACATGATGAGGTGCACCCATGTCTGATCAAGATCAAGACAACCCCCGGCGTGACTTTCTACGCAAATCCTTGACCTTGATCCCGGTGGTCACGGTTGCCAGTACCGGCCTCGGCGGCTCGATATTGATGGTTGCTCCGGAGCCGGCCCAAGCCGCGCCAGCCAAGCCTGCAACGAGCGACAAGGCTTACGAGCCGAGCTATTTCACCGCAGAGGAATGGGCGTTTATCAACGCCGCCGTCGAGCGCCTGATCCCCGCCGATGCCCAAGGCCCTGGCGCCCTGGAAGCCGGCGCGCCGGAATACATCGACCGTCAGATGAACACACCGTATGCCAGCGGCGCGCTGTGGTTCATGCAAGGTCCGTTCAACGCCGACGCTGCGCCGCAGATGGGCTGGCAGAGCAAACTGGTGCCCAAAGAGATCTATCGCCTGGGCATTGCCGCGACGGACGCTTGGTCGAAAGCCTTCAACGGTAAAGCTTTTGCTGCGCAAGACAGCGCTACCCGAGACGATATGTTGCACCGTCTGGAGGCTGGCGGCAGTGAAATGGCGGCGCATTTCGAGGCGGTGCCCGCCAAGATGTTTTTCAACCTGCTGCTGCAAAACACCAAGGAAGGCTTCTTCTGCGACCCGATCCACGGTGGCAATAAAGGCATGGTCGGCTGGACCATGATCGGCTTCCCCGGCGCTCGCGCCGACTTTATGGATTGGGTGGAACGCAACGAGCAATACCCCTTCCCGGCTGTTTCCATCCGTGGCGAGAGGGCATAAACGTGGCGACCATCATGAAGAAAGTGGATGCAGTGATCGTAGGCTTCGGCTGGACCGGCGCGATCATGGCCAAGGAGCTGACGGAAGCCGGCCTCAACGTGCTGGCGCTGGAGCGCGGCCCGATGCAGGACACGTACCCGGACGGCAATTATCCCCAGGTCATCGACGAATTGACCTACAGCGTGCGTAAGAAACTCTTCCAGGACATTTCCAAGGAGACGGTGACCATTCGCCACAGCGTCAATGACGTCGCCCTGCCTAACCGTCAGCTCGGCGCTTTTTTGCCGGGCAATGGCGTGGGCGGTGCGGGCCTGCATTGGTCGGGCGTGCACTTTCGTGTCGACCCCATCGAGTTGCGTATGCGCAGCCATTACGAAGAGCGCTACGGGAAAAACTTCATTCCCAAGGACATGACCATCCAGGACTTCGGCGTCAGCTACGAAGAGCTGGAGCCGTTCTTCGACTACGCGGAAAAAGTATTCGGCACCTCCGGCCAGGCCTGGACGGTGAAAGGGCAATTGGTGGGCGAAGGCCGTGGCGGCAACCCGTATGCGCCGGACCGTTCCAACCCGTTCCCGCTGCAAGCGCAGAAAAATACCGTCTCCGCACAGCTGTTTCAGAAAGCGGCTGCCGATGTAGGTTACAAACCCTACAACCTGCCGTCCGCCAACACCTCGGGGCCGTACACCAACCCCTATGGCGCGCAAATGGGCCCATGCAACTTCTGCGGTTTTTGCAGTGGCTACGTGTGCTACATGTACTCCAAGGCCTCGCCGAACGTGAACATCCTGCCGGCGCTGCGCCAGGTGCCGAACTTCGAGCTGCGGCCCAATTCCCACGTACTCAAGGTCAACCTCGACAGCACCAAGAAAAAAGCCACGGGTGTGACCTACATCGATGCCCAGGGCCGCGAGATCGAGCAGCCGGCGGACCTGGTGATCCTCGGTGCATTCCAGTTCCACAACGTGCGCCTGATGCTGCTGTCGGGCATCGGCAAGCCGTACGACCCGATCACCAATGAGGGCGTGGTCGGGCGGAACTTCGCCTACCAGAACATGGCCACCATCAAGGCCTTCTTCGACAAAGACACCCACACCAACAACTTCATCGGCGCGGGCGGTAATGGCGTGGCGATGGACGACTTCAACGCGGACAACTTCGACCACGGCCCCCACGGCTTTGTGGGCGGCTCGCCGATGTGGGTCAACCAGGCCGGCAGCCGGCCGATTGCCGGTACGTCCAACCCACCCGGCACCCCGGCTTGGGGC
The genomic region above belongs to Pseudomonas sp. S35 and contains:
- a CDS encoding aminopeptidase, producing MVRRFLPGLMVVLLSGCSSVSYYGQLASGQWQLLRAREPVSEVIADLSRPQPLRDHLAQSQKARTFASEHLHLPDNQSYRLYADIGRPYVVWNVFATQEFSLSPENHCFPIAGCVAYRGYYSQGAARGEAALLRQQGMDVSVGGVEAYSTLGWFNDPIMNSMMHWGDERLATLIFHELAHQRFYVKDDTEFNESFANFVEQEGTRQWRAARGLAPTGNGSVQQRDQFTQLILDTRKRLEQLYAQPLAADVMRQAKAAEFEHLRLEYRQMRDSQWGGDKRYDAWINQPMNNARLLPFGLYDQWVSAFAALFRQAGGDWLKFYAAVEQLGELPVAQRKAALRQLAGVDL
- a CDS encoding HAD family hydrolase, translating into MSLPYQTVLFDLDGTLTDPREGITRSIQYALGKLGIDEPDLTKLEHFIGPPLLQAFMQFYDFDEAKAWEAVNFYRERFKVTGLYENRVFDGVMPLLQDLSSQGRQLYVATSKPWEFAREIARHFDFAKHFKVIYGSEMDGTRTNKVELIAHLMREEGLDPATTLMIGDRKHDLIGARSNGLDSAAVGYGFGSFEELNAEAPTWHFETLAQMHQAFLQRP
- a CDS encoding gamma carbonic anhydrase family protein, producing MTLRTYQNHTPTLGAGAFVDVSAVVIGDVEIGADSSVWPLTVIRGDMHRIRIGARTSVQDGCVLHITHAGPFNPDGFPLLIGDDVTIAHKVMLHGCTVGSRVLIGMGSIVMDGAVVEDDVIIGAGSLVPPGKKLDSGFLYVGSPVKQARALTDKERAFFTYSAANYVKLKDLHLAEGFDQ
- the prlC gene encoding oligopeptidase A, which produces MAPSLFLHVSSAKVPTVSANNPLLQSYDLPPFSVIRAEHVQPAIEQILADNRVAIEGILQSQGKNPTWAGLVLAMDELNDRLGAAWSPVSHLNAVCNSAELREAYESCLPALSAYSTEMGQNRALFQAFEALANSPEAAGFDVAQKTILEHSLRDFRLSGIDLPPEQQKRYAEVQSKLSELGSKFSNQLLDATQAWTKHVTDEATLAGLTDSAKAQMAAAAQAKGLDGWLITLEFPSYYAVMIYAQDRALREEIYAAYCTRASDQGPNAGQNDNGPVMEQILDLRQELAQLLGFASFSELSLATKMAESSDQVLSFLRDLAKRSKPFATQDLQQLKAYAAEQGCADLQSWDSGFYGEKLREQRYSVSQEALRAYFPIDKVLGGLFAIVQRLYGIEIAEQKGFDTWHPDVRLFEIKENGQHVGRFFFDLYARANKRGGAWMDGARDRRRTVDGVLQSPVANLVCNFTPADSGKPALLTHDEVTTLFHEFGHGLHHLLTRVEHAGVSGINGVAWDAVELPSQFMENWCWEPEGLALISGHYESGEPLPQDLLEKMLAAKNFQSGLMMVRQLEFSLFDFEMHATHGDGRSVAQVLEGVRDEVSVMRPPAYNRFPNSFAHIFAGGYAAGYYSYKWAEVLSADAFSKFEEDGVLNADTGRAFREAILARGGSQAPMVLFVDFRGRAPSIDALLRHSGLSEDAAA
- a CDS encoding YheV family putative zinc ribbon protein — protein: MSEGPVITKKQFIAGAVCPACSEPDKLKMWTEDNVPHRECVACGYTDTLNDQGLSVPKELGTRVNTSALKAPADPKVQAVQFFPNPKLKKD
- a CDS encoding gluconate 2-dehydrogenase subunit 3 family protein, coding for MSDQDQDNPRRDFLRKSLTLIPVVTVASTGLGGSILMVAPEPAQAAPAKPATSDKAYEPSYFTAEEWAFINAAVERLIPADAQGPGALEAGAPEYIDRQMNTPYASGALWFMQGPFNADAAPQMGWQSKLVPKEIYRLGIAATDAWSKAFNGKAFAAQDSATRDDMLHRLEAGGSEMAAHFEAVPAKMFFNLLLQNTKEGFFCDPIHGGNKGMVGWTMIGFPGARADFMDWVERNEQYPFPAVSIRGERA
- a CDS encoding GMC family oxidoreductase gives rise to the protein MATIMKKVDAVIVGFGWTGAIMAKELTEAGLNVLALERGPMQDTYPDGNYPQVIDELTYSVRKKLFQDISKETVTIRHSVNDVALPNRQLGAFLPGNGVGGAGLHWSGVHFRVDPIELRMRSHYEERYGKNFIPKDMTIQDFGVSYEELEPFFDYAEKVFGTSGQAWTVKGQLVGEGRGGNPYAPDRSNPFPLQAQKNTVSAQLFQKAAADVGYKPYNLPSANTSGPYTNPYGAQMGPCNFCGFCSGYVCYMYSKASPNVNILPALRQVPNFELRPNSHVLKVNLDSTKKKATGVTYIDAQGREIEQPADLVILGAFQFHNVRLMLLSGIGKPYDPITNEGVVGRNFAYQNMATIKAFFDKDTHTNNFIGAGGNGVAMDDFNADNFDHGPHGFVGGSPMWVNQAGSRPIAGTSNPPGTPAWGSAWKRATADYYTHQVSMDAHGAHQSYRGNYLDLDPVYRDAYGLPLLRMTFDWQENDIKMNRFMVEKMGKVAEAMSPKAIAVLGKKVGEHFNTASYQTTHLNGGAIMGTDPKTSALNRYLQSWDVHNVFVPGASAFPQGLGYNPTGLVAALTYWSARAIREQYLKNPGPLVQA